Part of the Quercus robur chromosome 5, dhQueRobu3.1, whole genome shotgun sequence genome, TGTTAAAAGTCGATTTGGATCTTCAATTCCATATAACTACTGTCCATTTTGAATTCCTTAGCTTTGATGTACAAAAACACCAAATTAAGGTAAGATCCCCTGTTAATTGCAActctaaaatataatttttcaaaaacgtTGATCACCCCACCAAATAAATGTTCAAACCTACAATTGGATTTCATATATCAACCTTCAATTTGAAATCAAAGTAGTCAGATCATCAAAATCCCTAAATAGTAACTTGCTTTTTGACTCTATTGTACCCTCCATGGTATGTAATCCAGCATATTCTTTCaagatttggttttaattttacttAATTCTCAATACTTTAGTggaaatttaattaattataatagaAATCTCCAAGTTATTTTACAAATATGATGAATTGAAATTGTATCATAAGTTGCGTTGTTACTTGCCACCATAGTATCTGCAACTGTacttatcaacaaaagaaaaccaTAGTATTTGCAACCGCTGGTAATTTGCTTTGCTAATCATACAAGCTACATTCAGACAATTCATCATCTCTGCCAAGGCATGTGTTCAACTGCTGCAAATTTGGAACTAGCTTTTACTTTTCATATTTCTATATGATTTTGTATTTCAAACTTATGCTTCTCTTTCCCACTCTCTTTTCGAATAATCATCTATAAATTCttgttttccattaaaaataatagtTGAAGCCATAATGGAAATCAAGACACTGTACAAGTTGACTAGAAACTGGCAAGGCGATCCATGTGTCCCGAGGGAATATTCATGGGATGGTTTGCACTGCAGTTACAACTATTCTATTCCAAGTATTATATCAGTGTAAGTGCACTTCCAAAACATCATAATTTGTGTTCAGGCTTGCCGTGAAATTCCAATCAATATATCATCTGAAGGGAAAAGTATCCTCTTTAACTTGCAGGcatcacataaaaataaaatggaccATTTTATAAACTGATATGAACTATGATGCGTCATTTTAGGAAATGGGATATTGGAACAGATTCCTTTCACACGCAATAATAGAGTGGACCAAAAGTAATGTCATGTTTTATGATATTTAACTGAATTTACTTGTTTGTGATGTCacgctttgtttgttttgacgtaaaatatttgcaaaggtaaaatattttacatgtaaaatattttcattttaccatGTTTGGTTTGTATTcttgaaaatgtaaaaaaaaaaaaaaaaaaaaaagtatattttaaaagaattttaacaATCTCACAAAACAATTTTGAGCAAGTCCAGGTCCACCGAACATATTCCTTGAGGGTGtcaatgggttttttttaaggaatatcAACAACTAATGGCTACACAAGTTTGAACAGGCTAAGTATTTCTAGGGTTGGGTTTTCCATTGTATTTCAGTGCTTTCTCTGGGAACACCACTCCATGTGGTTGTTAGTTACTAGTTTTACATGTAATTTCTTCAGTTAAATAAAGACTTTCTATTGTTTtagctcccaaaaaaaaaaaaaaaaaaaaaaatctcacaaaaccaaaccaccaccacccaaatCACCACTAGATCGCCACAAacacacccaccaccaccaccccgaCACTCCATTGACCACACAAATCCACAAATTggagaatgaaaaacaaaaaaagagaggccAAAGCCGGCCACCCACCCACCATAACCCACAAACCCAGTCCTCACCATAGCCCACAAACCATTCCAGCAACCTAAAACCTTAGCCATCAACGGACCTACAAACATCTCAGCCACCCACCACAACCCATAAAACCAGCCAAAAAGCCCAAATCAATAAACCCATGTagtggtcaaaaaaaaaaaaaaaaaactagatatGAGAACTAGTGGGTGAGTTGATGAAGGTGGAGGTAGAGCCAGTGTGATGGTGGTAAGAGCAGTGGCGACTCTAGGAATAtttttcagggtgttcctgggtgGGCTTgctctattacaatttttttttttctttagattctctattacaattttttcttttttagattttagttcaattttttttttttagctttctctttttgcttgaaagcaatgttatgaatactgTTTTGGACACTGTTTCGATTTGTTTAGTGGAACGGAATATTTCGGTACTGATCTATTTCGACGTACCATTTCAGGGTATTTCggggtttctaaaaaaaattaaaaataatatatatctatatttatattttcttatacaacataaaattattgacccaaataagtaaacctcaaataaaacaaatcgtttagtttttcttttttgacactcagatcatttagttattacataacaattactgttttataatattaaaacataaatatgtaattaaataataaaaaacaacaaccaaaaatagtacaatatgaagaagaagaaaaggaagaagaagaagtaggggTGACCTTTGCGATGGCTGGATTTGTTTTTTAGGCATTCGACGCAGGTAATGACATGTTGTGCTGACAAGTTTGTCCgtttagggattttttttcttctaaaaactgGTACCGGCCAAAATGTAACAAATAATCCACCAAAATTTagttttgagaaatgatatgtccatggcattttcacaacatttttacaacaaatcctaagtggtaggttgttactggttattattgttatcataaaaaagtaatcttagtgctaggttcaaatttgaactaataacaactaaccacctgtgatttgttatgaaaatattgtaaaaatgttgtggacataacatctctctttaattttattggcataaaaaaattttgagggtgttcctatttttttttaagggtggataaatgaaaaatatttaattattacatataattttttttttcaggtcagggtggtcctggGACCACCCTGACCTCTATGTGGCGCCGCCACTGGGTAAGAGAATCGGTGGAGTAAGAGCTGGTGTATGGTCAGATCGAAAAAAAGAATCGGTGGGTTTGAGTGGTTGAACCAAACTCAGTCGGTGGAGGTGTGGAGGGGAGTCAGGCGACGATGGCAGAGGTGGAGCCAGTGATGAGAGCTACCAGAGATGAGTGGTGCTGATGAAACTGAGAGTGGCTAGGTGGCTCTAGTTTGTGGGGAGGGAGAACTTGAGAGTGAGAAGGGAAAGAGCGTGAGAGGGACTAAGGGGTGAGGTCTGAGGAAGTGTTTGGGTGAGAGCttgaaagaaaatgtaaaatgttttaccaaaatttttaagtgtaaaatattttacataaatttgtCTAGTTGATTTGgttgactgaaaatattttacttttgactAAATATTTTACTGTAAAACAAACATagtaaaataggaaaatatttttctgaaaatattttacatcaaaacaaacaaagcgaATGTTCAACCACATAACACCTCCCTTCGTCCATGGGTGCTGACTAATTGCACGAGattaattttatttggattGCAAATTATCTACCAAAAATTCAACTCCTCTTCCTTTTTTCATAATGACAAACAGGAACTTGAGCTCAAGCAATTTGACTGGGAAGATTGCAACTTCATTCTCGAATCTTAAAGCAATACAGTCCTTGTGAGtcttaatttgaattttggttgATATGTTGCATTTGGTTACTATACAATTGTACTAGCTAGATACTAGCTGTTCCAGCAACACCACCTATACAATTGTGTTATATGCAAGTTCAGTATCAGGTTTCAAGAACAGAAAAATATTCTTTAACTTAACATTTCTGTATATGTTTTCTAAAGATCTTGCTAACTCTTCTTTCAGGGATTTGTCATACAATAACTTAACTGGGCCGCTGCCAGAATTTTTGGCACAACTGCCAAATTTGAACACTCTGTAAGTTTTTGAGATTTGATCATGGTATTGCAAACGTAAATTTTCGTGTAGGGAGATTGAGGTCATCTGCCTAACACTGTCTCTTCAGTGATTTGCGTGGGAACAAGTTCACAGGTTCAATTCCTGAGGATCTTCTGCAGAAGTATAGGGATGGGAAGTTGGCATTGAGGTTATCTTATCTTCCTTCATAATTCCTTTTgcttattaattctaatttcaCTTGGTcattttctattgtttttttttttttttttttttctctctctctctcttccttttatatataactaCTTTTGTGTGCCTAATACtagaaaaaaaactatatatatatatatatatatatacttcttCACTTATATGTACGTAAAATCTTAGGAGTATCtcatttatttttccaatatcaatttttattgtATAAAGACAGCAACATTAATGTTTAATAACTTACCTACCATGGCATACTACCTTGATTCACTCTATGCAAGGGTGAATGAAAATCCAGATCCTTGTCAGTCAGTTGCATgcaagagaaggaagaaaaagtaGTTTGTTATTCCAGTTGTTGCATTGTCCACAGCAGCAGTCCTGCTCCTTCTGTTCATCTTTAGTGGTCTGGCTATCTATAAACAGAAAAGACATGGAGGTATTTCTTTCTTGTAATTGCTAGTGATGTCGTTTAGAAAAGATGCAGTACCCAATCCTAGCCAGTCTTATTTTCCTGTGATACACCAACGCCTTTAAGATGGTTATGAAAGTAAAACGAACATTGTTTAATTCTCACCAGAGGCAATTGTGACCAACCACACGACACGGTCGTGATGGCAATATTATGCAATTGATCGACAATAATAAATACATCCACATACCACTTCAACATGTGAACAAGGGGTAAATGCACTCATTTCTCTTCATGCAATGCTTTGGTATGAATTCATGATTCGGTGGTGCTCTAAGTAGCTTTATTGTGTCAGTGGGTAGTATTCTTCAACTGTTGTTGCCTTTTTTACTGGactgataaaaaaatattaataaaaataatgactaCATCCATGGCAGGTTGGCAAGAATTCTAGAAGTTATATAAGATCCCAAGATTGAATGCATAGGGTTATCATATTAATGGCGTGCACTACTGCATTGCATTCTTTCCCTGGATGGGGATAGCTTCCCATATAAGATATTGCCTACCTAAACATAAGTGATCTTTCTGAAAAAGGCTGTGTTAGGAATTTAGACCTTGGCCGATTAATTTTAAGCCAAATTTACCAACTTGATTAATTAAGCCAATTATGCAGAGGCCTAATTCAGTTTATGATGGACACAATCataccacaaaacaaaaataaagtactGGGTAGTTTAATCTACTAAGCGTTGTCATGACCAAATATTGCTTATATAATTGGGATAGTAAGGCAGTTTATGTAGTATCCTAGCAAGCCACATTTGGAAAAAGTTTGACGCATCCTACAATATGTTAAGGATATTATCTAGTCTAGGGATTCTTTATGAAGTTGGTTTTTCCACTGCTGATTGTACTGGAGATATTTCAACACATAATTCCACAACTGGATATATGTTCAATTCTAGTTGGGGACAATATCTTGGTGTAGCTAGCGACAACCAACAATGTCTCTCTCAACAAATAAagtagagaataaagttggctGCACAGAATGTGTTTCGTTCTTGGACGAAGTAGTTGAGGTACATCAtcattttatttgagaaaatataCTAAAAGGTTATATTCAAGAACATATAGCAGTTATATTCATGAAGGGATAATCTATCTTGAAGTGCTCCAAATTTTGATGGCAGCTCAACGCCATGAGAAAGTAGTTGGTGTTGATGGGGACTATGTAAGAGTTAGCATTGATTCTATCAATAGGTCAATGCTTTGTTCTTGAAGCATTTTGCATGTGTGCTATTTTGTGTTTGCATGTCTTTAGAGTAGCTACAAAATAAGATAGGGATAACATCTCACTTTAGTGGGCGGATGGTTGTCTTTGGCATTCAATGGCTTAGGAATACATAAGCAACTTGGGCATAACATGTTAGATGATGGGATGTAAATGAACCAAGTATTTTATGAACAAATCAAACTCAACTAGGGAAAAACTTgtttatattcatatatttagCATATGAGCCAAGCTCATGCCTCAGTTTAGACTTGGACTATTAAATGAGTTAagctcaaacataataatgCATTCATGTACAAACTCATAGGTCTAAAGCTTGATTTAAGTATACATTGATAAAATTGATTGCCCTAAAAGCTTGAACTGTTAGGAAATAATTAATTTGGTCATTTAATCTAACACTCATGTGTGGTCCACCCGAGCTGCCCTTAAGTGGGGcctaaaactttttatttatttatttatttttatttatttatttattaaatgagaGGTAATTTGGAGACAGAGGATTGAACCCAATTCCTcataccatgataaattacaaattatctaaaaaatttaaattgttaggaaatggtgaatttaataatttcatCTAATATATAAAATGTTGGCATTTGGGCCCATAAGGATTCCTAGATAGGCGCTCATGTAGGAAACCTATTCCATTAGGGTTTTTTTGGTGAGCACATATATAATAGTTCATATTCATAAGAATGGTGGTAGATCCATTTCCATGGCATTGAGTTTTGCTTAGGGTTTGATACCAAACCCAAGAGGTAAAGTACCAAAAACCTTTGATTTACAACACGAGAACATGTTTGTATGCTTTTCCTTTATATAATAATACATATTCATAtgcatacatgtatatatatttttataaacttgaAATTGGATATAgtaagtttgtaaataagtttataagatcttaaattattatttataatttattgagaATATAAATAGTccattttgtattaaaaattatataagagtTTTAACAATATAGGTttggtgaatttaattattaacaTATATTTGTGAAGAGATAAAACATTTTAGTTTGGgtctttaattattatatatgggAAAAGAACAAATTAATCAAGTAACTCGCGAACAAGTTAAAACTTGTTTGACAAGAAAATGGACTAAGCTAGGATATGTAATCTAGTTTGCTGATGAGCTCAAGCTTGACATGTGTtcagaataaaataaaactaacaatTCTGAACTATAATACTCGACTCATTTACAACCCTATCTAAATGCGAAATAGTTGCTTTGTTGACTTTGTATCTTTAAATATTCAACCTTTTGCAAGTAGTTTGGTAAGTTTAGGAAGCCTGTCTCTTTTGTATGGTATATATAAGGCTTCCTACTAATTGGAAAAATGTGTAAGTGAAATAAAAAGCAATAGTGCAAATGAAGAGTGATTAATATGTTTAACAAAGTGTGTCTGTGTGCAATGTTCTAATTACTAATAAAACTTCTCTTCTGTAGAAAACTCATTTCTGCATTCTGTTTGAGTATAGTGtgactaattaaaaaatatttgattataagatttattattctgaaaaaaattaatacaaaatttcaatGGGGAACTCTtgctaaaatgcaaaagatGCAGACAAACATGCAATTCAAGACTTCCTCTAGCTATACATGTTGAGAAACCTTAACCTAAATATGGTAAACTGTTACTGTGTATAGATTTGGGGCCACAAGCGTGAGCATTTACTGGCATCCCCAACCTAGGATAAGTGGAATCCATATTTAATCCTAGTAACAATAACATGTGAGATAAAATAGATTTGAGGACACAAACATAAGAGATTTAGAACATAGACTTTGCATTTTCTCACGCAACTCTAAAACATTGTTTTGATAGTTTTATTGAAAATCTTCCTTGCTGTAGGTATAGTTACCAAATCCAATATCAGATCAAAGGATCAACGGTATAGCTACTCTGAGGTTATGAGCATTACTAATAACTTCGAAACCATCATTGGAGGAGGAGGATTTGGTAAAGTGTACCTTGGTAAATTGAAAGATGAAGCTCGAGTAGCTGTTAAATTGCTCTCTCCTTCATCAAAGCAAGGCTATAAGGAATTTCAAGTTGAGGTAATATAGAAAATTGCAGCCTGTTTCTGAattgcttgaattttttttttttttttttttttttttttttttaaattgaaactgtGAATCTGTAATTACATGAGACATGCAACTAAAGATTTTCATCCAACTAACTGAAGAACTGGTTTGAAATATAGGTACAACTCTTGATGATTGTTCATCATAGAAACTTGGTTTCTCTTGTTGGATACTGCGACGAGGATGACCAGAAGGCCCTCTTATATGAGTATATGGAAAATGGCGATTTGCACCAGCATTTATCAGGTATTTACCATTTAACCTATGATGAGTCATAGGAATACAGGATGAAGAGCGCTCTTCATCCTGTATTCCTATGACTCATCATAGGTTACCTTTATCATATCAAAAGCATGATTTTTAAATATAGGGCAAGACCTGGATTGAGTTCCATAACTGCACTTGGTTGGCTTTTAGTAAGAGCAAACCACCAAACAAGATGCTACTCATATCAAATGCTTGCCAAATAATTTCCAATAGGTAGTCCCATTTGGCCTGCTCTTAGCGTGAAAATGATAACTTCTTATGAAAATGAAACTAGGCCTTACCCCACCCCATAGTGAAACACCTATGcaacaaataaacatattaagatgtggggagagagagagagagagagagagagagagagagagagaaggtagGTTAAAATGCCTAAGAATTCATCAAAGGTCCAGCTAATCTTTTCACGATACAACAATTTGAAATTTCTGATCATCCGACCAATTAAAACAGACAAAACGGGGGGATGGGTGAGGTACCAACTAGCTAGTATAAGCTTTATACAACTGAATTGCTATTGCTATTTCATACTATTTGGATTAGGAATGCATATGTTTGACGAACATCTTACAATTATAATTTCTTATGCCTTGAATTTGCAAAACAATACCTTTTCCAATAGAACCCAACAGACAgttatattcatatatttttcctGTAGTGAAAAACACAAATGTGATGACTTGGAATGAGAGGCTTAATATTGCAGTGGACGCAGCACATGGTTCGCAAACAAATTGATTACAttactattgatctttaatacattttggatttttttttatatataaattattacttAGACTTAATGATGGATTGTTGGTGGAGTTGTAGGGTTAGAGTATCTTCATAATGGTTGCAAGCCGCCTATAATTCATAGAGATTTGAAAACTTCCAACATTTTATTGACCGGACATATGCAAGCCAAGATAGCTGATTTTGGGTTGTCTAGAATCTTTGCAACTGAAAGTGACTCTCATGTGTCAACTTGCCCAGCTGGCACATTAGGATACCTTGATCCAGAGTAAGTGTTTATACTTACTGGTTgatatacttttttattttctttttttatgttggAGTTGGATTGTATTTAAGTATCTTTTACATATGTTCTAATGGGATTTGAGAACAGACAAAAATTGTTACAAGGTGATATTACTCAGTATTTTCACTGGTGGGAGTTGTCAAAGCATCAGGATGCCAAAAGCTATTACTTATAATTAAAGTAATCAACTGATAGATTCtttgaagagagaaagaaagcgTAAAGATAGAagagagacacagagagagagaaaacacaaGGATTATGTAATTTAGCCTTACAGTCAATGTCCACAAAGAAAGCCCTTGACGACTCTTCACTATAATCTCAATTTTATGTTATAGTGAAGCCTAAGCAGCCTATATAAAGGGATTAGGAGCTAGGGTTAGGCGTACATGGGCTGAGTAAGATAATTGGGCCTCTTAGGTTAATACTCATAAATATCTCTAACCcatccctccccccccccccccacccccccctcaaactcaaggtgtcATCTTGGGTTTGGAATGTAACTTGTGAAGATAAAGATGCCTTGAAGATGACCATGAAGACAATCACATATGGATCAGACAATGAACATGCAAATTGAGAGCAAACAACAACGATTAATGAATGCCAAAAGACAATAAGGGCCTAAGAAGGCTGCATCAATGACCAAGGAGGAGCTGTTATAGCTTGAGGGCCATTGGCAACAAAATAGTGTTGTGATGAAGCATGTGAATGAGTTGATGAATATCATAGATGGTGAACTCAATGAGCAAAAGGtcaaatttcattattattattttgctgaTTTGAGGCTTGGGAGCCTCAAATGAGGAAACAGAGTGAGCCCAGTGGTTGAAGGCTTGGGATGAGTTATGAATCCAGACATCCTAGGTTTGATTTTTACTAGGAGTACCCCTGGATCACTTGATACACATTTC contains:
- the LOC126725293 gene encoding probable LRR receptor-like serine/threonine-protein kinase At1g05700, producing the protein MEIKTLYKLTRNWQGDPCVPREYSWDGLHCSYNYSIPSIISVNLSSSNLTGKIATSFSNLKAIQSLDLSYNNLTGPLPEFLAQLPNLNTLDLRGNKFTGSIPEDLLQKYRDGKLALRLSYLPS
- the LOC126725289 gene encoding receptor-like protein kinase At3g21340 isoform X2 — translated: MSITNNFETIIGGGGFGKVYLGKLKDEARVAVKLLSPSSKQGYKEFQVEVQLLMIVHHRNLVSLVGYCDEDDQKALLYEYMENGDLHQHLSGLEYLHNGCKPPIIHRDLKTSNILLTGHMQAKIADFGLSRIFATESDSHVSTCPAGTLGYLDPEYQASGNFGKKSDVYSFGIVLFELITGRPVIMRGPEKNTHILDWIYPIIESGDIQSVVDPRLQGKFHTNSAWKAVEIALSCIPPIASQRPDISQVLAELKECLALEMTNASLATERNMAPSSIPLETSYLELESDIAALAR
- the LOC126725289 gene encoding receptor-like protein kinase At3g21340 isoform X1, with protein sequence MSITNNFETIIGGGGFGKVYLGKLKDEARVAVKLLSPSSKQGYKEFQVEVQLLMIVHHRNLVSLVGYCDEDDQKALLYEYMENGDLHQHLSVKNTNVMTWNERLNIAVDAAHGLEYLHNGCKPPIIHRDLKTSNILLTGHMQAKIADFGLSRIFATESDSHVSTCPAGTLGYLDPEYQASGNFGKKSDVYSFGIVLFELITGRPVIMRGPEKNTHILDWIYPIIESGDIQSVVDPRLQGKFHTNSAWKAVEIALSCIPPIASQRPDISQVLAELKECLALEMTNASLATERNMAPSSIPLETSYLELESDIAALAR